The following nucleotide sequence is from Triticum dicoccoides isolate Atlit2015 ecotype Zavitan chromosome 7B, WEW_v2.0, whole genome shotgun sequence.
TGCGGTACATCTCAAGGGTCTTTCCACTTGGTAAAGAATCCTGAGGACGGTTGTTGATAGGCAATCGGCGGTAAGAGACAGTACTTTTTCTTGTTTCTAGTGCAGATCGTGGCTTGTAGGACAGGATACCTCCTTGGTGGTAATCAACCCAGATTATGCAGTCCTTGGATGTGATGGTAGTATCGGTTGACCACCGGGTCAGATCGGTGAATTCCTCCTTAGTATGCTCTATCAGCAGATCCAGAATAGTCCACTTGCCCTTAGCAGGTTTGTTATCAGAGCCATCAGTCGACAGAGGTGAGCGGAAGACACATAGTTCTGCTCCCATAGCACTGCCTTTTTTTTTAAGCTTAAACTTGGCTAGCTGCACCACCGTGAAGTCAAGCTTGCCGCAATATATTCCGATCGTGTCACGATGGAACTGGCGATCCATAGTTACCTCCTTGCCCTGCATTTCTAACACAAAGGGTATGGTGCACGCTGGGAGCCGTTTGAGCCGCCATTTAATCCCTGTAGCGGCATTGAACACGAAGTAGTCCGGCCGGTAAGGGTCCCTGTTGGTGTCGTTGTAGTCGAGACTCACCTCGGAGGTGAGCTTGAGTAGGAGGAGGTCCCGGTGGGCCGTCAGGAGTTCGGTTCCCCTGCCCAGCCCATTGACTCCACGTGGACCGCCCGGCCACTGCACGTAGAGGCGGGAGAAGGCCGGAGGGGCGGTTGGGAGCAGGGCAACGGTGAAGGGATCTCCCAGGGAGGTGACGGACTGAGCCCTCATGGGCGCGGCCGCTTCGTCCGGGAAGGAGCCGTCGTCGTCGTCCCTGCGGAACACGAAGCGCTCCAGCATCATCCACGAGATCTCCGCAGCCGGACGATCGGCGGACAAAATACAGGAGGACCGGGGAAGGATCGGCCAGGAGGAAGAAGTATGGCACTGAACCATGGCCATGGATCGGCAAGACGGAGCGAATTTTGGTGGTATTAGGGTTTGAGAGGTGGCGGCGCACAAGGGAAAGGGGAACGCGCTGTAGCTTATTGAGGTCGAGGTCGAGGTCTTGAGACGGACTATGGAACGCTTATATTTTTCGTGCACTTTTTCATAAAACTCCCTAACTTGGCTGATCATCATCCCGCAGTCCTATTAAtaaagggaaaattttgtttttgccactctagattttgccaattttccttacgccactctagattttgacatttcacttttgccactcttagtttttgacaattatcacaattgccattcccgtggcaaaagcaaaattttcagagtggcaattgtgataattatcaaaagataagagtggcaaaaatgaaataaaattattttgattttgccacaaaatggcaaatgtgataattgtcaaaaacaaagagtggcaaaagtgaaatgtcaaaatctagagtggcataatgaaaattggcaaaatctagagtggcaaaaacaaaattttcccattaATAAATCCCATTGTTACATTCTAGCCATGTATGAAGCCTTCTCATGGCACTTTGCCTCTCAACCGTCGGATTAAGTGTCCAAATGACTTTTGACCGTCAGTTTTCTTGATGAGATGATCCTGGCCGTTAGATCGAGTTGATGTGACAACCAATGAATAGTGCCCATTTTTCT
It contains:
- the LOC119337121 gene encoding uncharacterized protein LOC119337121; amino-acid sequence: MAMVQCHTSSSWPILPRSSCILSADRPAAEISWMMLERFVFRRDDDDGSFPDEAAAPMRAQSVTSLGDPFTVALLPTAPPAFSRLYVQWPGGPRGVNGLGRGTELLTAHRDLLLLKLTSEVSLDYNDTNRDPYRPDYFVFNAATGIKWRLKRLPACTIPFVLEMQGKEVTMDRQFHRDTIGIYCGKLDFTVVQLAKFKLKKKGSAMGAELCVFRSPLSTDGSDNKPAKGKWTILDLLIEHTKEEFTDLTRWSTDTTITSKDCIIWVDYHQGGILSYKPRSALETRKSTVSYRRLPINNRPQDSLPSGKTLEMYRSLCVTGKEGNCLKFVDITRDDDCFFGPLAAGSTFTITCYTSASSKDNAWHTEAVITSQKFQYLTARRRLIPHNAVPMFPLVSRDEPSLIHFIVSESRDNVDKLLVVAIDIIKEAIVSVSPYIQGEEDLCGKDADMVRHRCRLLQSFLPVSSPTCSHLISQGPIHV